One window of the Chryseotalea sp. WA131a genome contains the following:
- a CDS encoding transposase encodes MANNLSLMIIRNLVFLWLLHLPFCVVAQQPVEVDDLVEERNFMPYELMYFQDSTNAVSFRQISSLLFANKFKQHTRYQNKDFVPNAVYWVRLPVHHIPHTQKIWLLEFYDQSIDKIEAYVPQQNGTYERLNLGDEQPFTNRLFRHKNFELMLDMKKDTVMFYYFKVQSHEFADIRIAFRSTNRFIYYALNEYFLFGIFYGMILIISLYNFLTYLAIREIKFIYYIFYILSVAFYAMSLDGIGFQYLWPDYPPVNRYATGIALYSVILWALVFTRRFLVTKANAPQLDRVFKWMVALRTALFVFALLFYPKLLSQRIIDIIPLSLIFYASIFVWRNGYRPARFFVIAYGLLFFGVFIRALVYFNVLPFTTLSHYSLHLSFVLEMLFLTLALGDRIRILKDNRDRALRKIIYQHEANIQLKDKVNRELEQKVKERTIELDQKNLALVDSNHKLINQAKEINQINSLLDLENWKLKNRVKEVLEERLLEKTMDYSEFKTLYPDALACDRFLEELKWGNGFECPKCSNLKYFEGATKFARRCTRCGYNESVTAYTIFHGTKIPLEKAFFIAYLTVVAKKSFTLEGLGRQLDIRINTIWAFKKRVLERLIELENTGYPLNASIWQEVILLQKRSYKRFNNHQLKRLFANRKFIF; translated from the coding sequence ATGGCGAATAACCTCAGCTTAATGATTATAAGAAATTTAGTTTTCCTATGGCTTTTGCATTTGCCCTTCTGTGTGGTGGCCCAGCAGCCCGTAGAAGTAGATGATCTTGTAGAAGAACGCAACTTCATGCCTTATGAGTTGATGTACTTTCAAGATAGCACAAATGCAGTTTCTTTTAGGCAGATATCTTCTTTGCTCTTTGCGAATAAATTTAAGCAACATACAAGGTATCAAAACAAAGATTTTGTACCGAATGCTGTTTATTGGGTTCGGCTTCCTGTTCATCATATTCCGCACACCCAAAAAATATGGTTGTTAGAATTCTATGATCAATCCATAGACAAAATTGAGGCTTACGTTCCTCAGCAAAATGGTACCTATGAGAGGCTAAATCTGGGTGATGAACAGCCTTTTACTAATCGGTTGTTTCGTCATAAGAATTTTGAACTTATGTTGGACATGAAGAAGGACACAGTTATGTTTTATTACTTCAAAGTTCAGTCGCACGAATTTGCAGATATACGGATTGCCTTTCGCTCCACCAATCGCTTCATTTATTATGCTTTGAATGAATACTTCTTGTTTGGTATTTTTTATGGAATGATTCTGATCATCAGCCTTTACAACTTTCTTACTTATTTAGCGATTCGAGAAATCAAATTCATTTACTACATCTTTTACATTCTTAGTGTTGCCTTTTATGCCATGAGCCTTGATGGCATTGGTTTCCAATACCTATGGCCAGATTACCCTCCGGTAAACCGATATGCCACAGGAATAGCTCTGTATTCTGTGATACTTTGGGCGCTTGTTTTTACACGAAGATTTTTGGTCACCAAAGCGAATGCCCCACAGCTTGATAGGGTGTTTAAATGGATGGTGGCTTTACGAACAGCTCTCTTCGTTTTTGCACTTTTATTCTATCCTAAGCTATTGAGCCAGCGGATTATAGACATTATTCCACTGTCATTGATTTTTTACGCCTCCATTTTCGTGTGGCGCAATGGCTACCGACCGGCTCGTTTTTTTGTGATTGCTTATGGTCTTTTGTTCTTTGGGGTTTTTATCAGGGCTCTAGTCTATTTCAATGTGCTACCATTTACTACGCTATCACACTATAGTCTGCACTTGAGTTTTGTATTAGAGATGCTCTTTTTAACACTTGCATTGGGCGACCGCATTCGTATTTTAAAAGATAACCGGGATAGGGCCTTGCGTAAAATCATTTATCAACATGAGGCCAACATTCAATTAAAGGATAAAGTAAACCGCGAATTGGAACAGAAGGTTAAGGAAAGAACCATCGAGTTAGATCAAAAAAATTTGGCGTTAGTGGACAGCAATCATAAGCTAATCAATCAAGCCAAAGAAATCAATCAAATCAATTCACTTTTGGATTTGGAGAATTGGAAATTGAAAAATCGGGTGAAGGAAGTGTTGGAAGAAAGATTGTTGGAAAAAACCATGGACTATTCCGAGTTTAAAACTCTTTATCCCGATGCGCTTGCTTGTGATCGTTTTCTAGAAGAGCTAAAATGGGGCAATGGCTTTGAATGTCCCAAGTGCAGTAATCTAAAATATTTTGAAGGTGCTACTAAATTTGCCCGCAGATGCACACGGTGCGGGTACAACGAATCGGTAACTGCTTATACCATATTTCATGGAACTAAAATTCCACTTGAGAAAGCATTTTTTATTGCTTATCTCACCGTTGTTGCTAAAAAATCATTTACGCTAGAGGGTCTTGGCCGACAGCTCGATATTCGGATAAACACCATATGGGCATTTAAGAAACGTGTACTGGAAAGACTAATTGAATTAGAAAATACTGGTTATCCGCTCAACGCATCCATTTGGCAAGAGGTAATTCTACTTCAAAAAAGATCTTACAAAAGATTCAATAATCATCAATTAAAACGCTTGTTTGCTAACCGCAAATTCATTTTTTGA
- a CDS encoding polymer-forming cytoskeletal protein, which translates to MLTTKEQKRAADEISNSSNVIGKGTILEGNIDTHGNIRIEGRIIGNIKSKSKIALGHSSHVEGNISAQNADIEGEVKGKIDISELLALKSTAVIHGDISTGKLVVEPGAVFNGSCKMGAIKELKINENGHRTATPAAQEARLN; encoded by the coding sequence ATGCTAACAACTAAAGAACAAAAAAGAGCCGCAGATGAAATTAGCAACTCCAGTAATGTAATTGGTAAGGGTACTATTTTAGAAGGTAACATCGACACCCACGGCAACATTCGCATCGAGGGTCGTATCATTGGCAATATCAAATCAAAATCAAAAATTGCATTGGGTCACTCTAGTCATGTAGAAGGAAACATTTCTGCGCAGAACGCAGATATTGAAGGCGAGGTAAAAGGCAAAATTGATATTTCAGAATTGTTGGCGTTAAAATCAACCGCTGTTATTCATGGCGATATAAGCACCGGCAAATTGGTGGTAGAACCGGGGGCTGTATTCAACGGAAGCTGTAAAATGGGTGCCATCAAAGAATTAAAGATTAACGAAAATGGTCATCGCACAGCTACCCCTGCTGCGCAAGAGGCAAGATTGAACTAA
- a CDS encoding acetyl-CoA carboxylase biotin carboxyl carrier protein subunit has protein sequence MTQATVNDKKFEITSTEEGFLMDGQPLEWDILKISERYFHILYQNKTYRAEWIKSDSETKTFTFKVNGNVYVVALKEKLDLMLEKMGIANGSASKINNVKAPMPGLIIDLKVKAGDVVKAGEPLLILEAMKMENILKSSREGVIKNVKVKKGESVEKGQVLLEF, from the coding sequence ATGACACAGGCCACCGTAAATGATAAGAAATTTGAAATCACTTCTACTGAAGAAGGTTTTTTGATGGATGGCCAACCGTTGGAGTGGGACATTCTCAAAATCTCAGAAAGGTATTTTCACATCCTCTATCAAAATAAAACCTATCGTGCTGAATGGATAAAATCAGATAGTGAAACCAAGACCTTTACGTTTAAGGTCAATGGAAATGTGTACGTGGTTGCGTTGAAGGAAAAATTGGATTTGATGTTGGAAAAAATGGGCATTGCCAATGGCAGTGCCAGTAAAATCAACAATGTCAAAGCTCCGATGCCAGGCCTTATCATAGACTTAAAAGTAAAAGCGGGTGACGTGGTAAAAGCGGGTGAACCGTTATTGATATTGGAAGCCATGAAAATGGAGAATATTCTAAAATCTTCAAGAGAAGGTGTAATCAAAAATGTAAAGGTGAAAAAAGGAGAAAGTGTAGAGAAAGGGCAGGTGTTACTTGAATTTTAA
- a CDS encoding phage holin family protein, which produces MDLKRSIAKLLRLENLIGHLTGYVESQVALVKLEVRDEVAKILSRGLVVGVVLLLAFLFLLFFSVGLAHYLNSLFEQPFIGYWIVACIYGLPCIVFLVFRKSISKKIEYQFSEMIKHQEKRPS; this is translated from the coding sequence ATGGATTTGAAAAGATCGATTGCTAAGCTGCTGCGACTGGAAAATTTGATAGGTCACCTTACGGGATATGTGGAATCGCAGGTGGCGTTGGTAAAATTGGAAGTGCGTGACGAGGTAGCCAAAATTTTATCGCGCGGATTGGTGGTGGGCGTGGTGCTTTTGTTGGCCTTTTTGTTTCTGCTTTTTTTTAGTGTAGGTTTGGCCCATTACCTCAACAGTCTGTTCGAGCAACCTTTTATAGGCTATTGGATTGTGGCCTGCATTTATGGATTACCTTGCATTGTGTTTTTGGTATTCAGAAAATCTATCAGTAAAAAAATTGAGTACCAGTTTAGTGAAATGATCAAGCACCAAGAAAAACGCCCCAGCTGA
- a CDS encoding Ig-like domain-containing protein: protein MKHVKFIPFVLLVMGVLATVVISCTKDDPPAELSLVSLTSGSVDLNGITSPNNVPVGETITATFSTEVDPASANANISLLRDYDNQTIASAITVNGKTITIKPNADLITGALHKLSFAAGLKSTKGKTLSPADRTFTTDGFFAPAGQIAYWNFENNANDIVGTYDPAASDVVAITYVDGRKPSAGKAANFDGDASIIEVPNGDILITRPDFSMSFWVKTNSAGHNDGATPTPNPTGHFVIGLGAFFGLQFEIPADYKWCKFAVQYAMGDGTTDTKGDLFFNGDGKTKDNGGWQGTEVRKDLTTNGGVDGLIKDKWAHIVFTYESSTRRRSMYINGELAQRENFNLWPAGDKATTATGIKFNPNPDVGKKMAFGFIKDRSSALWATEPWGGYTFPGANHFKGQLDDIRAFSKALTQAEITLMYNSEK from the coding sequence ATGAAACATGTAAAATTCATTCCCTTCGTGCTGTTGGTAATGGGAGTATTAGCAACAGTAGTGATTTCTTGTACAAAAGATGATCCGCCAGCAGAGCTTAGCCTTGTTAGTTTAACATCTGGATCAGTTGATTTGAATGGAATTACAAGCCCTAACAATGTGCCTGTTGGGGAAACCATAACAGCAACTTTTTCCACAGAAGTTGATCCGGCTTCTGCTAATGCAAATATCTCGTTGCTACGTGACTATGATAATCAAACAATAGCTTCCGCTATCACAGTGAATGGAAAAACAATCACCATCAAACCAAATGCAGATCTAATAACTGGCGCATTGCATAAATTGTCGTTTGCCGCTGGACTTAAATCTACCAAAGGCAAAACATTGTCTCCAGCTGACCGCACATTTACCACGGATGGTTTCTTTGCACCAGCAGGCCAAATTGCCTATTGGAATTTTGAGAATAATGCAAATGATATTGTTGGGACCTATGACCCTGCAGCAAGTGATGTGGTAGCCATTACATATGTAGATGGCCGTAAACCTTCGGCAGGCAAAGCTGCCAACTTTGATGGTGATGCTAGTATTATTGAAGTTCCAAATGGTGACATACTTATTACAAGGCCTGATTTTTCAATGAGTTTTTGGGTTAAGACGAATTCAGCTGGTCATAATGACGGTGCTACACCAACACCAAACCCAACAGGTCATTTTGTAATTGGACTAGGAGCATTCTTCGGTTTACAATTTGAGATACCAGCTGATTACAAATGGTGCAAATTCGCAGTGCAATATGCTATGGGTGATGGTACGACTGACACAAAAGGAGATCTATTCTTCAATGGTGATGGAAAAACAAAGGATAATGGCGGTTGGCAGGGTACTGAAGTGCGTAAGGACTTGACTACCAATGGTGGCGTTGATGGACTGATTAAAGATAAATGGGCGCACATCGTGTTTACTTATGAAAGCTCTACCAGACGTAGGTCTATGTATATAAATGGCGAGCTGGCGCAACGCGAAAATTTTAACTTGTGGCCTGCTGGAGATAAAGCTACAACTGCGACAGGGATTAAGTTCAACCCTAACCCAGACGTAGGTAAGAAAATGGCATTTGGTTTTATCAAAGATAGGTCAAGTGCGTTGTGGGCAACCGAGCCTTGGGGTGGTTATACATTCCCGGGCGCTAACCACTTCAAAGGTCAGTTAGATGATATTCGTGCATTCAGCAAGGCTCTAACACAGGCCGAAATTACTCTTATGTACAATTCAGAAAAATAA
- a CDS encoding M23 family metallopeptidase, translating to MAKWFDPKYEQIENNKRLYALAIKMDSLAVEVERKDMFIQNVQRILSGDTASGFSDPAKSLKTEPVKPIGSMKLTPADSQFRKEFEQSEYSVVSFKSKYRDLQGVFFFTPITGFISDKYDLKKLHYGVDVVAKTNEPVKCVADGTVVMASWTQDSGYVIAVQHRGNLISVYKHNAGLLKKVGNFVSAGDIISIVGNSGEMTDGPHLHFELWYNGNALNPEEFVTF from the coding sequence ATGGCAAAATGGTTTGACCCCAAGTACGAACAAATCGAAAACAACAAACGGCTTTATGCTTTGGCCATTAAAATGGATTCGCTCGCAGTAGAGGTAGAGAGAAAAGATATGTTCATCCAAAATGTGCAACGCATTCTTAGTGGTGATACGGCCAGCGGGTTTTCAGACCCTGCCAAATCACTCAAGACCGAACCTGTAAAGCCCATTGGCAGTATGAAATTAACGCCTGCCGATTCGCAGTTCCGAAAAGAATTTGAGCAATCAGAATACTCGGTGGTTTCGTTCAAAAGTAAATACCGCGATCTCCAAGGAGTATTTTTCTTTACGCCCATCACAGGCTTTATCAGCGATAAGTATGATCTCAAAAAATTACATTATGGTGTGGATGTGGTGGCCAAAACAAATGAGCCCGTGAAATGTGTGGCAGATGGGACAGTAGTAATGGCCTCGTGGACACAAGACTCAGGCTATGTGATAGCTGTGCAGCATCGGGGCAACCTGATATCGGTGTATAAGCACAATGCTGGATTATTGAAAAAAGTTGGTAATTTTGTTTCTGCTGGGGACATTATCTCTATCGTTGGCAATAGTGGAGAGATGACCGATGGCCCACATCTTCATTTTGAATTGTGGTACAACGGAAATGCACTCAACCCCGAAGAATTTGTAACGTTTTAA
- a CDS encoding AtpZ/AtpI family protein, with protein MNSSFLKYSSLGIQLLVTIGLAAYLGHKLDQYLQLKFAAFLLSFVLLSFAGIMYQLYRTLNKENK; from the coding sequence ATGAATTCTTCATTTCTTAAGTACAGTAGTTTGGGCATTCAGTTGTTAGTAACCATTGGGTTGGCTGCTTATCTGGGGCATAAGCTAGATCAATACCTTCAATTGAAGTTTGCTGCCTTCTTGTTATCGTTCGTGTTACTTTCTTTTGCAGGAATAATGTATCAATTATATCGAACATTGAACAAAGAAAACAAATGA
- a CDS encoding RagB/SusD family nutrient uptake outer membrane protein: protein MKTENSKITIGLKWIIVFPLAISISCSDFLEKKLQGEVTQQNFPTSASDALLATNAVYKTLRRSSYHSGLFPILDIMSDDARKGSNPTDQAATIGPYDSFEHVPGESSLAGWWNTLYEGIKWANVVVISVPKISMDENLKKRYVGEARFLRALYYFDLMRAWGAVPLVTVADPPTRLARGPKADIAALIKDDLLFAIANLPTKNEYATNDNGRATKDAARALMARYALFQKDYASAEQYSLEVINSGLYGLESQFANTNSVTGAGGIESVFEIGALPFEDFFGSDLGGNQYANVQGVRGTPNRGWGFNRPTPSLEAAFEPGDPRLELTIIRLGEVLDGITIAGDGSTPDQTFDSNGILQERECYNQKVWTPGNNVPTQWGHTKRIIRYADVLLMAAEALAQNNKSIQALLHLNKVRERARQGNAAILPDITVTDKALLLDRIFQERRVELALEGHRFWDLVRSDRAAQVLGPLGFKAGKHELLPVPQSEIDITQGLLGQNDNW, encoded by the coding sequence ATGAAAACAGAGAATTCAAAAATTACGATCGGTCTAAAATGGATAATTGTATTTCCATTAGCCATCTCTATATCGTGCAGCGATTTTCTAGAAAAGAAACTACAGGGAGAAGTAACCCAACAAAATTTTCCAACCTCGGCAAGCGATGCCTTATTGGCAACTAATGCTGTTTACAAAACACTTCGAAGGTCAAGTTATCATTCAGGTTTGTTTCCCATTTTAGATATTATGTCCGATGACGCCAGAAAAGGAAGCAATCCTACAGACCAGGCAGCTACAATCGGTCCGTATGATTCGTTTGAACATGTGCCCGGGGAGTCGTCATTGGCAGGTTGGTGGAATACACTTTACGAAGGCATCAAGTGGGCTAATGTTGTAGTTATCTCTGTGCCCAAGATTTCAATGGATGAAAATTTGAAAAAGCGGTATGTTGGTGAAGCTAGGTTTTTACGAGCCTTATATTACTTTGACTTGATGAGGGCTTGGGGTGCCGTTCCACTGGTTACGGTTGCGGATCCCCCTACACGTTTAGCCCGCGGCCCCAAAGCAGATATTGCGGCACTCATTAAGGATGACTTGCTTTTTGCCATCGCCAATTTGCCTACTAAGAACGAGTATGCTACAAATGACAATGGCAGGGCAACTAAAGATGCTGCACGTGCTTTAATGGCGCGTTACGCATTATTCCAAAAGGATTACGCATCGGCAGAACAGTACTCGTTAGAAGTGATTAATTCGGGATTATATGGTTTAGAGTCTCAATTTGCCAATACAAATAGTGTGACTGGAGCAGGTGGTATTGAGTCGGTTTTTGAAATTGGCGCGTTGCCTTTTGAAGATTTCTTTGGTTCAGATTTGGGCGGTAATCAATACGCCAACGTGCAAGGCGTAAGAGGCACACCCAATCGTGGTTGGGGCTTTAACAGGCCAACCCCTTCTTTAGAAGCGGCATTTGAACCAGGCGACCCTCGCTTAGAGTTAACGATTATACGACTTGGTGAAGTTTTAGATGGCATTACGATAGCTGGCGATGGTAGCACACCAGATCAAACCTTTGATTCCAATGGAATTCTACAGGAAAGGGAATGTTATAATCAAAAAGTGTGGACACCTGGCAATAACGTGCCGACCCAGTGGGGCCACACCAAGCGAATAATACGTTATGCTGATGTGTTGCTGATGGCTGCAGAGGCACTCGCTCAAAACAATAAAAGCATACAAGCACTCTTGCACCTAAATAAGGTAAGAGAACGTGCACGCCAAGGCAATGCTGCGATTTTACCAGACATCACGGTAACCGATAAAGCACTTTTGTTAGATAGAATTTTTCAAGAGCGAAGGGTTGAACTTGCGTTGGAGGGTCATCGCTTTTGGGACTTGGTTCGATCAGATAGGGCGGCACAGGTGTTAGGGCCGCTTGGGTTCAAAGCCGGTAAGCATGAGTTGCTACCTGTGCCGCAAAGTGAAATAGACATAACCCAAGGATTACTTGGGCAAAACGATAATTGGTAG
- a CDS encoding geranylgeranylglyceryl/heptaprenylglyceryl phosphate synthase, translated as MQILRSLESRHREGKKSIAVLVDPDKVDDPDQLNPLIRLANENCVDFFFVGGSLVTTANLGEVIKHIKENVSIPVVIFPGSSLQIDPAADALLFLSLISGRNPDLLIGQHVIAAPILKNNKLEVMPTGYILINSGKITSVAYISNTTPIPEDKYSLAACTALAGEMLGLRLIYLDAGSGAENEISPKMISTVRKAVNVPLIVGGGINTSRKAIAALEAGADLIVIGNALEKDPNLLTEISDKVYDWNQDVPRS; from the coding sequence ATGCAGATTCTTAGAAGCTTAGAAAGCCGTCACCGCGAAGGAAAAAAATCCATTGCGGTATTGGTAGATCCCGATAAGGTAGACGATCCCGATCAACTGAACCCACTGATTCGGTTGGCGAATGAAAATTGTGTTGATTTCTTTTTTGTGGGCGGCAGCTTAGTGACTACGGCCAACTTGGGAGAAGTGATCAAGCATATTAAAGAAAATGTTTCGATACCCGTAGTTATTTTTCCAGGCAGTTCTTTACAGATAGATCCAGCAGCAGATGCGCTTTTATTTTTGTCGTTGATCTCCGGCCGCAATCCTGATTTGTTGATCGGACAGCATGTGATTGCAGCACCCATATTAAAAAATAACAAACTCGAAGTGATGCCCACTGGCTACATCCTCATCAATTCTGGTAAAATTACTTCGGTCGCCTACATCAGCAACACCACGCCCATACCCGAAGATAAATACTCGTTGGCCGCCTGCACTGCGTTGGCTGGCGAAATGCTTGGTCTTCGATTAATTTATTTAGATGCCGGAAGCGGAGCCGAAAATGAAATTAGCCCTAAAATGATTTCAACTGTTCGCAAGGCTGTCAATGTTCCTTTGATTGTGGGTGGTGGAATCAACACTTCGCGAAAAGCAATTGCTGCATTGGAAGCGGGTGCCGATTTGATTGTAATTGGCAACGCTCTTGAAAAAGATCCTAATCTACTAACAGAAATCTCTGATAAGGTGTATGACTGGAATCAGGATGTACCCCGATCCTAA
- a CDS encoding TonB-dependent receptor — MRFILLIITFLCINFASFCQRLIEGKVLSGDDKQPLPGVSIGIEGTTRGTISDANGDFQLEVKDSDKALAFSFVGYKPTIVQLTGQNRLEVTLQPDVMNLDEVVVIGYGTVNKSDLTGAVSSLKSADLTKVPALNPMQALQGRLAGVQVSSSSGAPGAAPVVRIRGVGTFNNSAPIYVVDGMILDDINFLNSADIKSVEVLKDASATVIYGSRGANGVIIITTKQGNAGNKETPTVFEVNSEYSLQTLQRKIDLLKGREFAQVVNDFKPGTYNNVDALPNTDWQDLVFKQAPLQNFNVSASGSSSKIQYYVGVGYFNQEGIIPNSSFERLTVKINNTFKLTDRIRLGNNMNIAPTRQQNTNSGVVFAAYRAWPTLAPYQVNDGYTEVPGVGNPLADLEYTTNNFSKGLRTLSNTYLEVDLPKGFSFKTSYNFDFQYNKNDNFVPVFFVSAQQQNSLSTLSKRTSDEVNWLWENILNYKKTIGKHRIDALSGYTMQNSSSEFTQLGARNIIRDSQDFWYLNNNNFSSVENGVDLNRNFSMISFLGRANYVFNDRYLVTVSFRRDGSSKFSENNRYANFYSLALGWNLIEEEFIKKMNVFSNLKIRGSWGGIGNEKITYRDRFSSVSNGLNTVFNGTLQPGSSFGGLGNPNLKWETTYQLNVGLEAGFFDDRLAIEIDYFNRRTEGILIPLSVPGHLGNAGAQVTFNAGQVTNRGLEVNVKYDGNVGGLGYKVGGNTTFIQNEVNTVSGDVGVGNFLRGGNVFGAFVTLSTPGSPIGSFFGYQTNGVFQNAAELAAYPRDSQAGVGDLRFADTNNDGKITPEDRVVLGSPIPTFLYGFNLELNFRNFDLSADFQGEGGAKIYNAKATIRPDLYNFEASVIDRWRGEGTSNTEPRATQGGYNFLPSNRFIQDASFFRLRTLSLGYSFPKTLASKAGMRVARIYIRSTNLFTLTQFTGYSPEIASENVTDNRVDRGSYPVAIIYSVGLNISF, encoded by the coding sequence ATGAGATTCATTCTGCTGATTATCACATTTTTATGTATAAATTTTGCCTCCTTTTGTCAAAGGTTAATTGAAGGTAAAGTCCTATCAGGTGATGACAAACAACCACTGCCAGGAGTTAGTATCGGTATTGAAGGAACAACTAGGGGTACTATTTCTGATGCCAATGGCGATTTCCAATTGGAAGTTAAAGATTCGGATAAAGCGCTTGCATTTTCTTTTGTTGGATACAAACCCACCATTGTCCAACTAACCGGTCAAAATCGTTTGGAGGTAACCCTACAACCTGATGTAATGAATCTAGATGAGGTAGTTGTTATTGGCTACGGCACGGTCAATAAATCCGACCTTACGGGAGCAGTTTCATCACTAAAGTCGGCTGATTTGACAAAAGTTCCTGCGCTTAATCCTATGCAGGCATTGCAAGGTCGTTTGGCAGGTGTTCAAGTGAGCAGTTCAAGTGGTGCGCCAGGTGCTGCACCTGTTGTGCGTATTAGGGGTGTTGGCACTTTTAATAATTCAGCACCCATCTACGTTGTTGATGGAATGATATTGGACGACATTAATTTTTTGAATTCGGCAGATATTAAATCGGTGGAAGTCCTTAAAGATGCATCTGCAACGGTGATCTATGGGTCCAGAGGTGCCAATGGAGTTATTATAATTACGACAAAGCAGGGCAATGCAGGCAATAAAGAAACACCAACCGTTTTTGAAGTAAACTCAGAATATAGTTTACAGACACTTCAAAGAAAAATTGATCTTTTAAAAGGCCGAGAGTTTGCGCAAGTGGTTAACGATTTTAAGCCTGGTACCTACAACAATGTTGATGCGCTACCTAACACAGACTGGCAAGACTTAGTTTTTAAACAAGCACCTCTCCAAAACTTCAATGTTTCTGCGTCAGGGTCATCTTCTAAAATTCAATACTATGTAGGTGTTGGCTATTTCAATCAGGAGGGCATCATACCGAATTCTAGTTTTGAACGGTTAACAGTAAAGATCAATAACACATTTAAGCTAACGGATCGTATACGACTAGGGAACAATATGAACATTGCACCTACCAGACAGCAAAATACGAATAGTGGCGTTGTGTTTGCTGCCTATCGGGCATGGCCAACCTTGGCCCCCTATCAGGTAAACGATGGCTATACAGAAGTACCTGGCGTTGGCAATCCTTTGGCTGATTTAGAGTACACCACAAATAATTTCAGTAAAGGTCTTCGTACTTTATCGAATACCTATCTTGAGGTTGATTTACCTAAGGGATTTTCATTTAAGACTTCCTATAATTTTGATTTTCAATATAACAAGAACGATAATTTCGTGCCCGTTTTTTTCGTCTCAGCTCAACAGCAAAATTCTCTAAGTACGTTGTCCAAACGCACCAGCGATGAAGTTAATTGGTTATGGGAAAACATTCTCAACTACAAAAAGACTATTGGCAAGCATCGGATTGATGCATTGTCAGGTTATACGATGCAAAATAGTAGTTCGGAGTTTACTCAGCTAGGCGCACGTAATATTATTCGAGACAGTCAGGATTTTTGGTACTTAAACAACAATAATTTTTCAAGTGTTGAAAATGGAGTAGACTTGAACAGAAATTTTAGTATGATTTCGTTTTTAGGAAGAGCTAACTATGTCTTTAATGACCGCTATTTGGTTACCGTTTCTTTTAGAAGAGATGGGTCCAGCAAGTTCTCTGAAAATAACAGGTATGCTAATTTTTATTCGCTCGCACTGGGTTGGAACTTAATAGAAGAAGAGTTTATCAAGAAAATGAACGTATTCTCTAACCTGAAAATACGCGGCAGTTGGGGCGGCATTGGTAATGAAAAAATAACGTATAGAGATCGATTCTCTTCAGTAAGCAATGGATTGAATACTGTTTTCAATGGTACGCTTCAACCAGGTTCTAGTTTTGGTGGATTAGGAAATCCAAACTTAAAATGGGAGACCACCTATCAACTTAACGTTGGTTTAGAGGCAGGATTTTTTGATGATCGTTTGGCTATTGAGATTGATTATTTTAACAGACGCACAGAAGGCATTCTGATTCCGCTTTCAGTGCCAGGCCATTTAGGCAATGCTGGTGCCCAAGTTACATTCAATGCCGGCCAGGTAACCAACCGTGGCCTAGAGGTTAATGTTAAGTATGACGGCAACGTAGGTGGTCTTGGTTACAAGGTGGGGGGAAATACCACCTTTATACAGAATGAAGTGAATACGGTAAGTGGCGATGTTGGAGTTGGCAACTTTTTGCGAGGAGGAAATGTATTCGGTGCATTTGTTACCCTTAGCACACCTGGCTCACCGATTGGTTCTTTTTTCGGCTATCAAACAAATGGGGTATTTCAAAATGCAGCCGAACTCGCTGCTTACCCAAGAGATTCACAAGCAGGTGTTGGTGATTTACGTTTTGCAGATACCAACAACGATGGGAAGATTACCCCAGAAGACCGGGTGGTTTTAGGTTCTCCAATTCCCACTTTTCTCTATGGATTTAATCTAGAGTTGAATTTTAGAAACTTTGATTTGTCGGCAGATTTCCAAGGAGAGGGAGGTGCTAAAATCTATAATGCAAAGGCTACCATTCGACCCGACCTTTACAATTTTGAAGCTTCTGTAATAGACCGTTGGCGGGGAGAAGGAACGAGCAATACCGAGCCAAGAGCAACGCAAGGTGGTTATAACTTTTTGCCTTCTAACCGCTTCATTCAAGATGCTTCTTTCTTCCGACTAAGGACATTGAGCCTTGGCTACTCCTTCCCAAAAACTCTGGCAAGTAAAGCAGGAATGCGGGTAGCTCGCATATATATTCGGAGTACAAATTTATTCACCCTTACACAATTCACGGGCTATTCCCCTGAGATTGCTAGTGAAAATGTTACCGATAATCGGGTGGATAGAGGCTCCTATCCAGTAGCAATCATTTATTCTGTAGGCTTAAACATTTCTTTCTAA